In one Gammaproteobacteria bacterium genomic region, the following are encoded:
- the fabF gene encoding 3-oxoacyl-(acyl carrier protein) synthase 2, protein MSKRRVVVTGLGMVSPLGLSVQESWTGILAGRSGVGTITSFDVSSYPTRIAATVKGFDVTRYLPIKEVKKMDPFIHYAVAAGKEAIEDAGLTITEKNADRIGISIGSGMGGLPGIEIARDVVVKSGARRVSPFFVPSCIINMASGNLSILYGLKGPNLSIVTACATGTHSIGNAARFIEYGDADVMIAGGAEMCTCPLGVAGFSAARALSIRNDEPERASRPWDRDRDGFVIGEGAGVMVLEEYEHARARGVRIYAELVGYGMSGDAFHMTAPLEDGAGAARCMVNALRNAQLSIDRVDYINAHGTSTPLGDLAETQAVKTVFADHAYRLAMSSTKSMIGHGLGAAGGMEAIFCVLALRDQVAPPTINLENPDEGCDLDYVPNTARAMRIEVAMSNSFGFGGTNGTLIFQRLI, encoded by the coding sequence GTGAGTAAACGACGGGTAGTGGTCACCGGTTTAGGCATGGTGTCTCCATTGGGATTGTCGGTACAAGAGTCATGGACGGGTATTTTGGCGGGACGTAGTGGTGTCGGTACTATCACATCCTTCGATGTTTCGTCCTATCCCACACGTATTGCTGCTACCGTCAAAGGATTCGATGTCACTCGTTACCTCCCGATAAAAGAGGTGAAGAAGATGGATCCCTTCATCCACTATGCTGTTGCTGCAGGAAAGGAAGCCATTGAGGATGCGGGATTGACGATAACCGAAAAAAATGCCGACCGCATCGGTATTTCTATTGGTTCCGGCATGGGCGGACTGCCGGGCATTGAGATTGCACGTGATGTCGTAGTCAAGTCTGGCGCACGTCGGGTTTCTCCCTTCTTCGTACCAAGTTGCATCATTAATATGGCATCAGGGAACCTCTCTATCCTTTACGGCTTGAAAGGACCCAACCTCTCCATTGTCACTGCCTGCGCCACTGGTACCCACAGCATCGGAAACGCAGCACGTTTCATTGAGTACGGTGACGCTGATGTGATGATCGCAGGTGGTGCCGAAATGTGTACCTGCCCGCTGGGAGTGGCTGGTTTTTCCGCCGCTCGTGCGCTTTCTATCCGCAATGACGAACCAGAACGAGCAAGCCGTCCCTGGGATAGGGATCGCGATGGCTTTGTTATCGGCGAAGGCGCGGGGGTGATGGTGTTGGAGGAGTACGAACATGCTCGTGCGCGCGGGGTTCGTATTTATGCTGAATTAGTTGGTTATGGCATGAGCGGAGATGCCTTTCACATGACCGCTCCCCTTGAAGATGGCGCGGGAGCGGCGCGTTGTATGGTGAATGCCCTGCGTAATGCTCAATTGAGCATTGATCGCGTGGACTACATCAACGCCCACGGTACTTCTACACCCCTTGGTGACTTGGCGGAGACTCAAGCGGTCAAAACCGTCTTCGCCGATCACGCTTATCGGCTTGCCATGAGTTCCACTAAATCAATGATTGGACATGGCCTAGGTGCGGCTGGTGGAATGGAGGCAATATTCTGTGTACTTGCCCTCCGTGACCAGGTAGCGCCTCCTACCATCAATTTGGAAAATCCCGATGAAGGCTGTGATCTGGATTACGTGCCCAATACCGCGCGCGCGATGCGTATTGAGGTGGCGATGTCTAATTCTTTTGGATTTGGAGGAACTAACGGTACTTTAATTTTTCAACGGCTAATCTAA
- the acpP gene encoding acyl carrier protein: MSNVEERVKKIVVEQLGVKDEEVTPEASFVDDLGADSLDTVELVMALEEEFEIEIPDEAAEKITTVQEAINYIEKHSN, translated from the coding sequence ATGAGCAATGTCGAAGAACGCGTTAAAAAGATCGTCGTGGAACAATTGGGAGTCAAGGATGAAGAAGTGACCCCGGAGGCTTCCTTTGTTGACGATCTAGGCGCTGACTCCCTCGACACCGTGGAGTTAGTCATGGCGCTCGAGGAAGAATTTGAAATCGAAATTCCCGATGAGGCCGCCGAAAAGATTACTACCGTCCAGGAGGCAATCAACTATATTGAAAAACATAGCAATTGA
- the fabD gene encoding (acyl-carrier-protein) S-malonyltransferase, with amino-acid sequence MNGAHDFIRPNLGFIFPGQGSQSIGMLRELAQSFPLVIETYAEASDILGYDLWGLVQDGEEATLNHTERTQPAMLAAGVAVWRVWRAQGGDLPAVMAGHSLGEYTALVCAEALDFAPAVSLVADRGRYMRDAVPEGEGAMAAILGLNDAQIIAACMAAAEGEVVTAVNFNAPGQVVIAGNHAAVIRAVEVAKGLGARRAVLLPVSVPSHCALMVDAARRLRERLETVPLTSPRIPVLNNVDVATPTDPAMICDALVRQLYSPVRWVECVQNFARRGISTLIEAGPGKVLAGLCKRIEKGVVTRPVFDPDGLHQSLDPYPN; translated from the coding sequence GTGAATGGCGCACATGACTTCATTCGTCCGAATCTAGGTTTTATTTTTCCCGGCCAAGGCTCCCAATCGATAGGGATGCTGCGAGAACTCGCTCAGTCATTTCCATTGGTGATTGAAACCTATGCTGAGGCCTCAGATATCCTGGGTTATGACCTTTGGGGGTTGGTTCAGGATGGCGAAGAGGCTACCCTCAACCACACTGAACGCACCCAGCCCGCAATGTTGGCTGCAGGTGTAGCCGTATGGCGTGTCTGGCGGGCGCAAGGCGGTGATCTACCCGCCGTGATGGCCGGTCACAGTTTGGGAGAGTACACTGCTTTGGTATGTGCCGAAGCATTGGACTTTGCACCTGCGGTAAGCCTTGTCGCTGACCGTGGGCGCTATATGCGAGATGCGGTGCCGGAAGGTGAGGGCGCAATGGCGGCTATTTTAGGGTTGAATGACGCGCAAATAATCGCGGCTTGCATGGCGGCTGCGGAAGGTGAGGTAGTGACTGCTGTCAATTTTAATGCTCCTGGTCAGGTAGTTATCGCTGGTAATCACGCCGCTGTTATCCGTGCGGTGGAAGTCGCCAAAGGGCTGGGAGCGAGGCGTGCCGTTCTGTTGCCAGTGAGTGTACCCTCGCATTGCGCATTGATGGTCGATGCAGCGCGACGCCTGCGGGAACGATTGGAAACCGTGCCACTAACCTCGCCACGGATTCCAGTACTCAACAATGTCGACGTGGCCACGCCGACCGACCCCGCTATGATTTGCGATGCCTTGGTGCGCCAGCTTTATTCTCCGGTACGCTGGGTCGAATGCGTTCAAAATTTTGCCAGGCGTGGGATTTCAACTTTGATTGAAGCTGGCCCGGGAAAAGTTCTCGCGGGACTGTGTAAACGCATCGAAAAAGGAGTGGTAACTCGACCGGTTTTCGATCCGGACGGGTTGCATCAATCGTTGGATCCTTACCCTAACTAA
- a CDS encoding hypothetical protein (Evidence 5 : Unknown function), with translation MSIIKKFIFRQSLSQVRQITIIELIWLNINSQKYNIECS, from the coding sequence ATGTCTATCATAAAAAAATTTATTTTTCGACAGTCATTATCACAAGTGCGACAAATTACAATTATAGAATTAATCTGGCTTAATATTAATTCACAGAAATATAACATTGAATGTAGTTAA